The following proteins come from a genomic window of Anguilla rostrata isolate EN2019 chromosome 17, ASM1855537v3, whole genome shotgun sequence:
- the LOC135243432 gene encoding cytochrome c oxidase subunit NDUFA4-like: MLQTVRRQLKHHPALIPLFFFIGGGTVMSLLYLSRLALRSPEVSWDRKNNPEPWNKMLPTHRYKFYAVNMDYSKLKKNGPDF; the protein is encoded by the exons ATGCTTCAAACAGTTCGTCGGCAACTCAAACACCACCCAGCA TTGATTCCACTGTTCTTTTTCATCGGCGGTGGCACAGTGATGTCCTTGCTCTACCTGAGCAGGCTGGCCTTGCGCAGCCCTGAAGTCTC ATGGGATCGCAAAAACAACCCTGAACCCTGGAACAAAATGTTGCCTACTCACCGTTACAAG TTTTACGCTGTGAACATGGACTACAGCAAACTGAAGAAGAACGGGCCCGATTTCTAA